A single region of the Ochotona princeps isolate mOchPri1 chromosome 10, mOchPri1.hap1, whole genome shotgun sequence genome encodes:
- the LOC101519096 gene encoding cytochrome c oxidase subunit 7A2, mitochondrial-like produces MLRNLLALRQITQRTISTALCRHFENKIPEKQKLVQEDNGIPVHLKGGVADAYLYRATMVLTVGGTAYTIYQLAMASFPKKQD; encoded by the coding sequence ATGCTGCGGAATCTGCTGGCTCTTCGTCAGATTACCCAGAGAACCATAAGCACTGCTTTATGCaggcattttgaaaataaaattccagAGAAACAAAAGCTGGTTCAGGAGGATAATGGAATTCCAGTGCATCTAAAGGGTGGGGTTGCTGATGCCTACCTGTATAGAGCCACCATGGTTCTTACAGTTGGTGGAACAGCATATACCATATATCAGCTggccatggcttcatttcctaagAAGCAGGATTGA